A window from Sus scrofa isolate TJ Tabasco breed Duroc chromosome 2, Sscrofa11.1, whole genome shotgun sequence encodes these proteins:
- the RNF14 gene encoding E3 ubiquitin-protein ligase RNF14 isoform X2 — protein sequence MSSEDREAQEDELLALASIYDGDEFRKAESVQGGETRIYLDLPQNFKIFVSGNSNECLQNSGFEHTICFLPPLVLNFELPPDYPSSSPPSFTLSGKWLSPTQLSALCKHLDNLWEEHRGSVVLFAWMQFLKEETLAYLDIVSPFELRLGSQKKVQRRATQASSSPELDFGGAAAFDLDQEEAVDERAVQDVESLSSLIQEILDFDQAQQIKCFNSKLFLCNICFCEKLGSECMYFLECRHVYCKACLKDYFEIQIRDGQVQCLNCPEPKCPSVATPGQVKELVDAELFARYDRLLLQSTLDLMADVVYCPRPCCQLPVMQEPGCTMGICSSCNFAFCTLCRLTYHGVSPCKVTAEKLIDLRNEYLQADETNKRFLEQRYGKRVIQKALEEMESKEWLEKNSKSCPCCGTPIEKLDGCNKMTCTGCMQYFCWICMGSLSRANPYKHFTDPASPCFNRYVYQNP from the exons ATGTCGTCGGAAGACCGAGAAGCTCAGGAGGATGAGTTGCTGGCCCTGGCGAGTATTTATGATGGAGATGAATTCCGAAAAGCAGAGTCTGTCCAAGGTGGAGAAACCAGGATCTATTTGGACTTGCCCCAAAATTTCAAGATATTTGTGAGCG GCAACTCAAATGAGTGTCTCCAGAATAGTGGCTTTGAACACACCATTTGCTTTCTGCCTCCACTTGTGCTGAACTTTGAGCTGCCACCAGATTAtccatcctcctccccaccttcatTCACACTTAGTGGCAAATGGCTGTCACCAACTCAG CTGTCTGCTCTCTGCAAGCACTTAGACAACCTGTGGGAGGAGCACCGCGGCAGCGTGGTCCTGTTTGCCTGGATGCAGTTTCTCAAGGAAGAGACCTTGGCCTACCTGGATATCGTCTCTCCCTTCGAGCTCAGGCTGGGTTCTCAGAAAAAAGTGCAGAGAAGGGCGACTCAGGCCTCTTCCAGCCCCGAGCTAGATTTCGGAGGAGCTGCTGCCTTTGACCTAGACCAAGAGGAAGCTGTGGACGAGAGAGCCGTGCAGGATGTGGAGTCCTTGTCCAGTCTGATCCAGGAGATCTTGGACTTTGATCAAGCTCAGCAGATAAAATGCTTTAACAGTAAATTGTTCCTGTGCAATATCTGTTTCTGTGAGAAGCTGGGGAGCGAATGCATGTACTTCTTGGAGTGCAGGCATGTGTACTGCAAAGCCTGTCTCAAGGACTACTTTGAGATCCAGATCAGAGATGGCCAAGTTCAGTGCCTCAACTGCCCAGAACCCAAGTGCCCTTCAGTGGCCACTCCTGGTCAG GTCAAAGAGCTAGTGGACGCCGAGTTATTCGCCCGCTACGACCGCCTTCTCCTCCAGTCCACCCTGGACCTGATGGCAGACGTGGTGTACTGCCCCCGCCCGTGCTGCCAGCTGCCTGTGATGCAGGAGCCTGGCTGCACAATGGGCATCTGCTCCAGCTGTAATTTCGCCTTCTGTACACTCTGCAGATTGACCTACCATGGGGTCTCTCCGTGTAAGGTGACTGCAG AAAAATTAATAGACTTACGAAATGAGTACCTGCAAGCAGATGAGACCAATAAAAGGTTTTTGGAGCAGAGGTATGGTAAGCGGGTGATTCAGAAGGCCCTGGAAGAGATGGAGAGCAAGGAGTGGCTAGAAAAGAACTCCAAGAGCTGCCCGTGCTGCGGGACTCCCATAGAG AAATTAGACGGCTGTAACAAGATGACATGTACGGGCTGTATGCAGTACTTCTGCTGGATTTGCATGGGTTCCCTCTCTAGAGCAAACCCTTACAAACATTTCACTGATCCTGCCTCCCCATGTTTTAACCGGTACGTATATCAGAATCCCTAG
- the RNF14 gene encoding E3 ubiquitin-protein ligase RNF14 isoform X1 — protein sequence MSSEDREAQEDELLALASIYDGDEFRKAESVQGGETRIYLDLPQNFKIFVSGNSNECLQNSGFEHTICFLPPLVLNFELPPDYPSSSPPSFTLSGKWLSPTQLSALCKHLDNLWEEHRGSVVLFAWMQFLKEETLAYLDIVSPFELRLGSQKKVQRRATQASSSPELDFGGAAAFDLDQEEAVDERAVQDVESLSSLIQEILDFDQAQQIKCFNSKLFLCNICFCEKLGSECMYFLECRHVYCKACLKDYFEIQIRDGQVQCLNCPEPKCPSVATPGQVKELVDAELFARYDRLLLQSTLDLMADVVYCPRPCCQLPVMQEPGCTMGICSSCNFAFCTLCRLTYHGVSPCKVTAEKLIDLRNEYLQADETNKRFLEQRYGKRVIQKALEEMESKEWLEKNSKSCPCCGTPIEKLDGCNKMTCTGCMQYFCWICMGSLSRANPYKHFTDPASPCFNRLFHAVDVNGEVWEDEAED from the exons ATGTCGTCGGAAGACCGAGAAGCTCAGGAGGATGAGTTGCTGGCCCTGGCGAGTATTTATGATGGAGATGAATTCCGAAAAGCAGAGTCTGTCCAAGGTGGAGAAACCAGGATCTATTTGGACTTGCCCCAAAATTTCAAGATATTTGTGAGCG GCAACTCAAATGAGTGTCTCCAGAATAGTGGCTTTGAACACACCATTTGCTTTCTGCCTCCACTTGTGCTGAACTTTGAGCTGCCACCAGATTAtccatcctcctccccaccttcatTCACACTTAGTGGCAAATGGCTGTCACCAACTCAG CTGTCTGCTCTCTGCAAGCACTTAGACAACCTGTGGGAGGAGCACCGCGGCAGCGTGGTCCTGTTTGCCTGGATGCAGTTTCTCAAGGAAGAGACCTTGGCCTACCTGGATATCGTCTCTCCCTTCGAGCTCAGGCTGGGTTCTCAGAAAAAAGTGCAGAGAAGGGCGACTCAGGCCTCTTCCAGCCCCGAGCTAGATTTCGGAGGAGCTGCTGCCTTTGACCTAGACCAAGAGGAAGCTGTGGACGAGAGAGCCGTGCAGGATGTGGAGTCCTTGTCCAGTCTGATCCAGGAGATCTTGGACTTTGATCAAGCTCAGCAGATAAAATGCTTTAACAGTAAATTGTTCCTGTGCAATATCTGTTTCTGTGAGAAGCTGGGGAGCGAATGCATGTACTTCTTGGAGTGCAGGCATGTGTACTGCAAAGCCTGTCTCAAGGACTACTTTGAGATCCAGATCAGAGATGGCCAAGTTCAGTGCCTCAACTGCCCAGAACCCAAGTGCCCTTCAGTGGCCACTCCTGGTCAG GTCAAAGAGCTAGTGGACGCCGAGTTATTCGCCCGCTACGACCGCCTTCTCCTCCAGTCCACCCTGGACCTGATGGCAGACGTGGTGTACTGCCCCCGCCCGTGCTGCCAGCTGCCTGTGATGCAGGAGCCTGGCTGCACAATGGGCATCTGCTCCAGCTGTAATTTCGCCTTCTGTACACTCTGCAGATTGACCTACCATGGGGTCTCTCCGTGTAAGGTGACTGCAG AAAAATTAATAGACTTACGAAATGAGTACCTGCAAGCAGATGAGACCAATAAAAGGTTTTTGGAGCAGAGGTATGGTAAGCGGGTGATTCAGAAGGCCCTGGAAGAGATGGAGAGCAAGGAGTGGCTAGAAAAGAACTCCAAGAGCTGCCCGTGCTGCGGGACTCCCATAGAG AAATTAGACGGCTGTAACAAGATGACATGTACGGGCTGTATGCAGTACTTCTGCTGGATTTGCATGGGTTCCCTCTCTAGAGCAAACCCTTACAAACATTTCACTGATCCTGCCTCCCCATGTTTTAACCG GTTGTTCCATGCCGTGGATGTTAACGGAGAGGTTTGGGAAGATGAGGCCGAAGACTAG
- the RNF14 gene encoding E3 ubiquitin-protein ligase RNF14 isoform X3 has protein sequence MQFLKEETLAYLDIVSPFELRLGSQKKVQRRATQASSSPELDFGGAAAFDLDQEEAVDERAVQDVESLSSLIQEILDFDQAQQIKCFNSKLFLCNICFCEKLGSECMYFLECRHVYCKACLKDYFEIQIRDGQVQCLNCPEPKCPSVATPGQVKELVDAELFARYDRLLLQSTLDLMADVVYCPRPCCQLPVMQEPGCTMGICSSCNFAFCTLCRLTYHGVSPCKVTAEKLIDLRNEYLQADETNKRFLEQRYGKRVIQKALEEMESKEWLEKNSKSCPCCGTPIEKLDGCNKMTCTGCMQYFCWICMGSLSRANPYKHFTDPASPCFNRLFHAVDVNGEVWEDEAED, from the exons ATGCAGTTTCTCAAGGAAGAGACCTTGGCCTACCTGGATATCGTCTCTCCCTTCGAGCTCAGGCTGGGTTCTCAGAAAAAAGTGCAGAGAAGGGCGACTCAGGCCTCTTCCAGCCCCGAGCTAGATTTCGGAGGAGCTGCTGCCTTTGACCTAGACCAAGAGGAAGCTGTGGACGAGAGAGCCGTGCAGGATGTGGAGTCCTTGTCCAGTCTGATCCAGGAGATCTTGGACTTTGATCAAGCTCAGCAGATAAAATGCTTTAACAGTAAATTGTTCCTGTGCAATATCTGTTTCTGTGAGAAGCTGGGGAGCGAATGCATGTACTTCTTGGAGTGCAGGCATGTGTACTGCAAAGCCTGTCTCAAGGACTACTTTGAGATCCAGATCAGAGATGGCCAAGTTCAGTGCCTCAACTGCCCAGAACCCAAGTGCCCTTCAGTGGCCACTCCTGGTCAG GTCAAAGAGCTAGTGGACGCCGAGTTATTCGCCCGCTACGACCGCCTTCTCCTCCAGTCCACCCTGGACCTGATGGCAGACGTGGTGTACTGCCCCCGCCCGTGCTGCCAGCTGCCTGTGATGCAGGAGCCTGGCTGCACAATGGGCATCTGCTCCAGCTGTAATTTCGCCTTCTGTACACTCTGCAGATTGACCTACCATGGGGTCTCTCCGTGTAAGGTGACTGCAG AAAAATTAATAGACTTACGAAATGAGTACCTGCAAGCAGATGAGACCAATAAAAGGTTTTTGGAGCAGAGGTATGGTAAGCGGGTGATTCAGAAGGCCCTGGAAGAGATGGAGAGCAAGGAGTGGCTAGAAAAGAACTCCAAGAGCTGCCCGTGCTGCGGGACTCCCATAGAG AAATTAGACGGCTGTAACAAGATGACATGTACGGGCTGTATGCAGTACTTCTGCTGGATTTGCATGGGTTCCCTCTCTAGAGCAAACCCTTACAAACATTTCACTGATCCTGCCTCCCCATGTTTTAACCG GTTGTTCCATGCCGTGGATGTTAACGGAGAGGTTTGGGAAGATGAGGCCGAAGACTAG